A region from the Variovorax sp. RKNM96 genome encodes:
- a CDS encoding bifunctional aspartate transaminase/aspartate 4-decarboxylase, which translates to MDFSDVKKLAGLSPFELKDALIQVAKQSDRLMLNAGRGNPNFLATTPRHGFFQFGQFAMTEAERSYIYMEHVGGFPQREGIEARFEIFAKAHAGEPGTRFIEAAVSYVRDQLGLSAGDFIYEMCEAILGCNYPVPDRMLRLSEIIVGKYIHQEMIGTHPFVGSFDMYAVEGGTAAMTYLFNSLRENHVLSPGDTIALGMPIFTPYIEIPHLNDYQLIETLIEAPSENNWQYTKKELQKLLDPKVKAFFVCNPSNPPSVKMSEEVLGYIADIVKQRPDLIILTDDVYGTFADNFLSLFATCPQNTILVYSFSKYFGVTGWRMGVVATHEDNVIDRKIAALPESKKKELDARYSSITTEPRELKFIDRLVADSRTVALNHTAGLSTPVQAQMVMFSLFCLMDEPQAYKQSMKRIVLRRKEALYRELGLPMQDDPNSVNYYHLLDLQDIATQMHGERFGKWILTKLQPNEALFRIAEETSIVLLPGRGFGGKHASGRVSLANLNEYDYGNIGRSLRKLASEYFAVFEKENKNVAKVNKSVRVSAAKRKKK; encoded by the coding sequence ATGGATTTCAGCGACGTGAAGAAACTGGCCGGCCTGAGCCCGTTCGAACTGAAGGACGCACTGATCCAGGTCGCCAAGCAGAGCGACCGTCTCATGCTCAATGCGGGGCGCGGCAATCCGAACTTCCTGGCCACCACGCCGCGACACGGCTTCTTCCAGTTCGGCCAGTTCGCGATGACCGAGGCCGAGCGCTCCTACATCTACATGGAGCACGTGGGCGGCTTTCCGCAGCGCGAAGGCATCGAGGCGCGCTTCGAGATCTTTGCCAAGGCCCATGCGGGCGAACCGGGCACGCGCTTCATCGAGGCGGCGGTGTCGTACGTGCGCGACCAGCTGGGGCTTTCGGCGGGCGACTTCATCTACGAGATGTGCGAGGCCATCCTCGGCTGCAACTACCCGGTGCCCGACCGCATGCTGCGGCTCAGTGAAATCATCGTGGGCAAGTACATCCACCAGGAGATGATCGGCACGCACCCCTTCGTGGGCAGCTTCGACATGTACGCGGTGGAAGGCGGCACGGCCGCCATGACCTACCTCTTCAACAGCCTGCGCGAGAACCATGTGCTCTCGCCCGGCGACACCATCGCGCTGGGCATGCCGATCTTCACGCCCTACATCGAGATTCCGCACCTCAACGACTACCAGCTGATCGAGACGCTGATCGAGGCGCCCTCGGAGAACAACTGGCAGTACACGAAGAAGGAGCTGCAGAAGCTGCTCGACCCGAAGGTCAAGGCCTTCTTCGTCTGCAACCCGAGCAACCCGCCCTCGGTGAAGATGAGCGAGGAGGTGCTGGGCTACATCGCCGACATCGTGAAGCAGCGGCCCGACCTGATCATCCTCACCGACGACGTGTACGGCACCTTCGCGGACAACTTTCTCTCGCTCTTTGCGACCTGTCCGCAGAACACCATCCTGGTGTATTCGTTCTCGAAGTATTTCGGCGTGACCGGCTGGCGCATGGGCGTGGTGGCCACGCACGAGGACAACGTCATCGACCGCAAGATCGCGGCCCTGCCCGAGTCGAAGAAGAAGGAACTCGACGCACGCTACAGCTCCATCACCACCGAGCCACGCGAGCTGAAGTTCATCGACCGCCTGGTGGCCGACAGCCGCACCGTGGCGCTGAACCACACGGCCGGCCTCTCGACGCCTGTGCAGGCGCAGATGGTGATGTTTTCGCTGTTCTGCCTGATGGATGAACCGCAGGCCTACAAGCAGTCGATGAAGCGCATCGTGCTGCGCCGTAAAGAAGCGCTCTACCGCGAGCTGGGCCTGCCGATGCAGGACGACCCGAACTCCGTCAACTACTACCACCTGCTCGACCTGCAGGACATTGCCACGCAGATGCACGGCGAGCGCTTCGGCAAGTGGATATTGACGAAGCTGCAGCCGAACGAGGCGCTCTTTCGCATTGCCGAGGAGACCAGCATCGTGCTGCTGCCGGGGCGCGGGTTCGGGGGCAAGCACGCGTCGGGGCGGGTGTCGCTGGCGAACCTCAATGAATACGACTACGGGAACATCGGGCGGTCGCTGAGGAAGCTGGCGTCGGAGTACTTTGCGGTGTTCGAGAAGGAGAACAAAAACGTTGCGAAGGTCAACAAGTCAGTGCGCGTCAGCGCGGCCAAGCGCAAGAAGAAGTAG